A stretch of the Marinobacter sp. JH2 genome encodes the following:
- a CDS encoding MgtC/SapB family protein → MDELASQFIASNQTAIHLALALLLGAIVGLERGWGARDQKAGERIAGIRTFSLIGFLGGLSAVLSSEISVWAFPALLFCVTAIGLVAYRERLRHVQNFSITGLIGMLLTFCFGAIAVAVDPVIAIAAAVITALILDNKQEIHNWVRKLQAHELDAALKLLLISVVMLPLLPNERLGPGGVLNPREIWWMVVMIASISFVGYFAMRVAGTRKGILFTSLFAGLSSSTALTLHFARQSKQAPELNPQFAAGILIACGTMFPRILMYCLIINPALLPQLTWPVLLMTALLYGPAFYIWQKHTTDESISQPRLTQNPLNLASALVFGVLLTAILLLGEFLKEAFGDAGIYALAATSGVADVDAITLSLTRMSNNGLGMEAAVLGIVVAASVNNLVKSGIAWILGNRNIGMLVAGPMILSLAAGFGTAWLQ, encoded by the coding sequence ATGGATGAACTAGCAAGCCAGTTTATTGCCTCAAACCAGACCGCCATTCACCTCGCGCTGGCATTGCTGCTTGGCGCAATCGTTGGCTTGGAAAGAGGCTGGGGTGCCCGAGATCAGAAAGCCGGTGAGCGTATTGCTGGCATTCGAACTTTTTCCCTGATTGGTTTTCTTGGTGGCCTATCAGCAGTACTGTCCTCCGAAATCAGCGTTTGGGCATTCCCGGCCCTCCTATTTTGCGTCACGGCCATCGGGTTGGTTGCCTACCGAGAAAGATTGCGACACGTTCAAAACTTCAGCATCACCGGCCTGATCGGCATGCTCCTGACCTTCTGCTTTGGGGCCATAGCCGTGGCCGTCGATCCGGTTATTGCCATTGCTGCCGCCGTCATCACCGCCCTCATCCTCGACAACAAACAAGAAATCCATAACTGGGTGAGAAAACTGCAAGCCCATGAACTGGATGCCGCACTCAAGCTGCTGCTTATTTCCGTTGTCATGCTGCCACTGCTACCCAACGAACGATTGGGACCGGGAGGCGTACTGAACCCTCGGGAAATCTGGTGGATGGTGGTCATGATTGCCTCCATATCGTTTGTCGGCTATTTCGCAATGCGAGTTGCAGGCACCCGAAAAGGCATTTTGTTCACCAGCCTTTTTGCCGGGCTAAGCTCATCCACAGCGCTGACTTTGCACTTTGCCCGTCAATCCAAGCAAGCTCCGGAATTAAACCCCCAGTTTGCCGCCGGCATTCTCATTGCCTGCGGCACCATGTTCCCGCGGATTCTGATGTATTGCCTGATCATCAACCCCGCGCTATTACCGCAACTGACTTGGCCTGTGCTGCTTATGACGGCGCTTTTGTATGGACCGGCGTTCTACATCTGGCAAAAGCACACGACCGACGAATCCATCAGCCAACCGCGCCTGACCCAAAACCCGTTGAATCTCGCATCCGCGCTGGTCTTTGGCGTATTGCTGACGGCGATCTTACTGCTGGGTGAATTCCTCAAAGAAGCGTTCGGCGATGCCGGCATTTATGCGTTGGCTGCCACGTCGGGGGTGGCCGATGTCGACGCTATCACGCTCTCGCTTACCCGCATGTCTAACAATGGTCTGGGCATGGAAGCCGCAGTTTTAGGGATTGTTGTTGCCGCCTCAGTGAACAATCTTGTGAAGTCAGGCATTGCCTGGATCCTTGGCAATCGCAACATTGGTATGTTGGTGGCCGGCCCGATGATTCTCTCGCTCGCTGCAGGGTTTGGAACAGCGTGGCTGCAATAA
- the djlA gene encoding co-chaperone DjlA yields the protein MLFAMIFGGLIGYAFGRFPGFLVGAAIGAFLFQRLKSKLVGGLQNIQQNFIESAFSVMGALCKADGVVSRDEIQMAETMFVRFRLNEEQKAIAKAAFNRGKQSDFDLDATLQRFLAASGRQPALLQMFLQIQVSAVAADGQVHPAEHEMLLRIARGLGLPESQVDQLEAMLRGAHAGQSGSSSNYSTGQQLDDAYKVLGVSPSSSDTEIKRTYRKLMSENHPDKLAGKGLPESMREMAEERTREISHAYDVIKEARKTAS from the coding sequence ATGCTGTTCGCAATGATTTTTGGTGGCCTGATCGGTTACGCCTTTGGCCGCTTTCCAGGCTTTTTGGTTGGCGCTGCGATTGGCGCTTTCTTGTTTCAGCGTTTGAAAAGCAAGCTGGTCGGCGGCTTGCAGAACATTCAGCAGAATTTCATCGAATCGGCATTCTCAGTCATGGGTGCTCTATGCAAAGCCGATGGTGTTGTCAGCCGAGACGAAATTCAGATGGCTGAAACCATGTTTGTGCGTTTCCGCTTGAACGAAGAGCAAAAAGCCATCGCCAAAGCAGCGTTTAATCGCGGCAAACAATCGGATTTCGATCTGGATGCAACGCTTCAGCGCTTTCTTGCTGCTTCAGGGCGACAGCCGGCTCTGCTGCAAATGTTCCTTCAGATTCAAGTATCCGCAGTAGCCGCTGATGGCCAAGTGCATCCCGCCGAACATGAAATGCTGCTTCGTATTGCCAGAGGTTTAGGGTTGCCTGAAAGCCAAGTGGACCAACTCGAAGCTATGTTACGCGGCGCTCACGCTGGCCAATCGGGCAGCAGCTCGAACTATTCTACTGGCCAGCAACTGGATGATGCGTACAAAGTCCTCGGCGTTTCGCCAAGCTCCTCGGACACAGAAATCAAACGAACTTACCGTAAGTTGATGAGCGAGAACCATCCGGACAAACTGGCAGGTAAGGGCTTACCCGAAAGCATGCGCGAGATGGCAGAGGAGCGCACCCGGGAAATCAGCCACGCCTACGACGTCATTAAGGAAGCCCGAAAAACAGCGTCTTGA
- a CDS encoding amidase, with translation MDHKQPTHFHCFQDDALGTSDATELADRIRRGEVSALEVTKAAIARSKQAQIALNGVATESYEWALKHAQTVDPTKSPFAGVPTFIKDNLDVKDLPSGHGSEAVPLRPAEATSPFAEQMLAQGYVCLGKSTLPEFGFNASTEFPNGEATRNPWNLNYSCGASSGGSAAMVAAGVVPIAHANDGGGSIRIPAACCGLIGLKPTRGRVVLNDSAKSVPVDIVSDGVVTRSVRDTAGFLSHAEQYFYNQKLPKVGLVQGPGNKRLRIGLVLDSINGHPTDDETRQTVEKTAKLLERAGHTVELMSVPVADTFPNDFALYWGMLALGMRLKGRQILHPDFDKRKVTSLTKGLDRRTRKQLWRLPGAIWRLKRSWHNYAREMANYDAVLTPVLGHTTPKLGHLSPTVRFDTLFERLNAYSNFTPLANATGAPAISVPIGLTDNNLPISVQFMAKHGGERTLLELAYTLEAEHGFPTLG, from the coding sequence ATGGACCACAAGCAACCAACCCACTTTCACTGTTTTCAAGATGACGCTCTCGGCACCTCTGACGCAACTGAACTTGCGGACAGAATTCGCCGAGGCGAAGTATCTGCACTAGAAGTAACGAAAGCGGCAATTGCTCGGTCCAAGCAGGCACAGATAGCGCTCAACGGCGTCGCCACCGAAAGCTACGAGTGGGCGCTCAAACACGCTCAAACGGTGGATCCCACGAAATCACCGTTTGCGGGTGTGCCCACCTTTATCAAAGACAACCTAGACGTAAAAGACCTACCCAGTGGCCACGGGTCTGAAGCCGTTCCGCTCAGGCCTGCCGAGGCCACCAGCCCCTTTGCCGAACAGATGTTGGCACAAGGCTACGTGTGCCTTGGAAAAAGTACGCTGCCGGAATTTGGCTTCAATGCCTCTACCGAGTTTCCAAATGGCGAAGCCACCCGAAATCCCTGGAACCTGAATTACTCCTGTGGCGCATCCTCTGGTGGTTCCGCCGCCATGGTCGCGGCAGGCGTGGTCCCCATCGCTCATGCGAACGACGGTGGCGGCTCCATTCGCATTCCAGCAGCATGCTGTGGCCTCATTGGCCTGAAACCCACCCGAGGCCGTGTGGTGCTGAACGATTCGGCGAAGAGTGTGCCCGTAGACATCGTTAGCGACGGTGTCGTTACCCGCTCTGTACGAGACACCGCCGGTTTTTTATCTCATGCCGAGCAGTACTTCTACAACCAAAAGCTGCCCAAAGTCGGGCTCGTGCAGGGCCCCGGCAACAAACGCTTGCGAATTGGCTTGGTGTTAGATTCCATCAACGGCCATCCTACGGATGACGAAACACGCCAAACCGTTGAGAAAACCGCGAAATTATTGGAAAGAGCGGGGCACACCGTAGAGCTGATGTCAGTACCGGTAGCAGACACATTCCCGAATGACTTTGCCTTGTACTGGGGCATGCTGGCTTTGGGCATGAGGCTCAAAGGGCGCCAGATCCTGCACCCTGATTTTGACAAGCGAAAAGTCACCAGTTTAACCAAGGGCCTGGACCGCCGTACCCGCAAACAGCTGTGGCGACTGCCCGGCGCCATTTGGCGTTTGAAACGGTCTTGGCATAACTATGCTCGCGAGATGGCCAATTACGATGCGGTTTTAACACCTGTGCTCGGCCACACAACACCGAAGCTTGGCCATTTGAGCCCAACCGTGCGCTTTGACACACTGTTTGAGCGTTTGAACGCCTACTCAAATTTCACGCCTTTGGCGAATGCCACTGGCGCCCCAGCGATTTCCGTGCCTATCGGCCTGACCGACAACAACTTACCCATATCGGTACAATTCATGGCCAAACACGGCGGCGAGCGCACGTTGCTTGAACTGGCCTATACGTTAGAAGCCGAGCACGGTTTCCCCACCCTCGGCTAA
- a CDS encoding pseudouridine synthase: MLNPLFEIYCDQWLLAVHKPSGLLVHRSPIDKHETEFALQYARELNGGQHVYPIHRLDRPTSGLLLFARDSETARIMGQAMMAGAVAKTYQAVVRGWTPESGVIDHALRDEPEDRRLKGQEQPLREACTRYRRLATTELPVEIERYPTSRYSLVELYPKTGRKHQLRRHMKHINHPIIGDANHGRGRHNRYFAERFGHGRLLLAATELRFQHPVTDDEVVLNAPLEKSFQDVLSLFSAV, encoded by the coding sequence ATGCTTAACCCTCTTTTTGAAATTTATTGTGACCAATGGCTACTGGCGGTCCATAAACCTTCCGGGTTGTTGGTTCACCGTAGTCCCATTGACAAACATGAAACGGAATTCGCATTGCAGTACGCGCGAGAATTAAACGGCGGTCAGCATGTGTATCCGATTCATCGGTTGGACCGGCCCACGTCTGGCTTGCTGTTGTTCGCGCGTGATTCAGAAACGGCGCGAATAATGGGGCAGGCGATGATGGCGGGGGCGGTGGCTAAAACCTATCAGGCGGTGGTGCGTGGCTGGACGCCGGAATCGGGCGTGATTGATCACGCTTTGAGGGATGAGCCGGAAGATCGGCGACTGAAAGGGCAGGAGCAACCGCTACGGGAGGCGTGTACTCGTTACCGAAGGTTGGCAACCACCGAGTTGCCTGTCGAAATCGAGCGATACCCTACCAGCCGCTACAGTTTAGTGGAGCTATACCCGAAAACCGGGAGAAAGCATCAGCTGCGTCGGCATATGAAGCATATCAATCACCCGATCATTGGTGATGCCAATCATGGCAGGGGACGGCATAATCGTTACTTTGCCGAACGGTTTGGCCACGGCAGGTTGTTGTTGGCGGCAACGGAGCTACGATTTCAGCACCCGGTAACGGATGACGAGGTTGTCCTGAATGCTCCACTGGAGAAGAGCTTTCAGGACGTATTGAGCCTATTTTCTGCGGTTTAG
- a CDS encoding HAMP domain-containing methyl-accepting chemotaxis protein, with amino-acid sequence MQWYTKSILNRILTVVSLANILIATMAAVYFNSSLKVQDQYDHLVSIEMVQAIQAQDILSDFKTQVQEWKNVLIRGADSGQREKYWNRFQNAEAKIQQQLDQLIPELTDAEAKALMQQFRTAHKAMGRAYRQGFTDFNASNFDHTLGDNAVAGIDREPSKLIEDASEHIHEHAVTRSIELRQDSATDTWFMGSLLLGAILLGTLACMVALVRSVVRPTQELIGKLDKIGAGDLSDPVTLKRRDELGRLADTARTLHRFLADTGELMQQNAAQLADTGTMIRTNADAVSSQSDQAHQRIDQIATAMNEMSATAQDVAQHAASVASQVDETTNQTRHADDQINLAVSSMNRLTDQIQSSSETVAELAESGQRVGDVMQVIREIADQTNLLALNAAIEAARAGEAGRGFAVVADEVRNLAAKTQASTVEIDSIIANIQSGSKDATEYMHASGIVAKESSDSVDAVRQTLAIINQRMLSVNDATTQVATAAEEQTSVSEDINRNVTEVAEISESMSKAAEANLRAVPELEAMAGKAQAIAQRLQN; translated from the coding sequence ATGCAGTGGTACACCAAAAGTATCCTGAACCGAATTCTCACGGTTGTTTCTCTTGCCAATATTCTGATTGCCACAATGGCAGCTGTGTATTTCAACAGCTCTCTGAAAGTACAAGATCAATACGATCACTTGGTCAGCATCGAAATGGTCCAAGCGATACAGGCGCAAGATATCTTGAGTGATTTCAAAACTCAGGTACAGGAATGGAAGAACGTCTTGATTCGCGGAGCGGACTCCGGCCAACGAGAAAAATATTGGAACAGATTTCAGAATGCTGAAGCGAAGATACAGCAGCAACTGGATCAACTGATTCCAGAACTAACAGATGCAGAAGCGAAAGCACTGATGCAGCAATTTCGAACCGCCCACAAAGCGATGGGACGCGCGTATCGTCAAGGTTTTACCGATTTCAACGCTTCAAACTTTGATCACACCCTTGGCGATAATGCCGTTGCAGGCATCGACAGAGAGCCCAGCAAATTGATTGAAGATGCGTCCGAACATATTCACGAACATGCGGTTACCCGCTCCATTGAGTTACGCCAAGATTCCGCTACAGACACTTGGTTTATGGGCAGTTTGCTACTCGGCGCAATCCTTCTGGGCACACTCGCGTGCATGGTGGCCTTGGTTCGTTCTGTGGTACGCCCGACCCAAGAGCTCATCGGAAAACTGGACAAGATTGGTGCAGGCGATCTATCAGATCCTGTCACATTGAAGCGCCGCGACGAGCTTGGCCGGCTGGCTGATACCGCCCGCACCCTTCACCGTTTCCTGGCCGACACCGGCGAGTTGATGCAGCAGAACGCGGCTCAGCTTGCGGATACCGGCACCATGATCCGCACCAACGCGGATGCGGTTTCGAGTCAATCTGATCAGGCGCATCAGCGTATCGATCAAATCGCCACCGCCATGAACGAAATGTCTGCCACGGCCCAGGATGTTGCGCAGCACGCAGCTTCTGTGGCCTCTCAGGTTGATGAAACCACCAACCAAACTCGGCACGCAGACGATCAGATCAACCTTGCGGTCAGTAGCATGAACCGTCTAACCGACCAAATTCAAAGCTCGAGTGAAACGGTAGCCGAACTGGCCGAAAGTGGTCAGCGTGTTGGTGATGTGATGCAGGTCATCCGAGAAATCGCCGACCAAACCAACCTTCTGGCGTTAAACGCCGCCATTGAGGCCGCGCGCGCGGGCGAAGCTGGTCGTGGGTTTGCGGTTGTTGCAGATGAAGTCCGTAACCTGGCGGCAAAAACGCAAGCTTCAACGGTCGAAATCGACAGCATCATCGCCAATATTCAATCGGGCTCCAAGGATGCCACCGAATATATGCACGCCTCCGGCATTGTTGCCAAAGAAAGCAGCGACTCTGTTGACGCCGTCAGGCAGACACTGGCAATCATCAACCAGCGCATGCTCAGCGTAAACGACGCGACCACTCAAGTTGCAACTGCCGCCGAAGAGCAAACCAGCGTCAGTGAGGATATCAACCGCAACGTAACAGAAGTAGCCGAGATCTCCGAAAGTATGTCAAAAGCCGCAGAGGCCAACTTACGTGCGGTTCCGGAACTAGAAGCCATGGCTGGCAAAGCCCAGGCCATTGCCCAACGCCTACAAAACTAA
- a CDS encoding efflux RND transporter permease subunit, translating into MRALIAAAMDRSRTTLLAFLFLLIGGMVAYQVIPKESSPDIAIPMIYVAMTLDGISPEDAERLLVRPMEQELRSLEGIKEMRGNASEGHASVMLEFDAGFDADKALQDVREKVDTARSNLPQEADEPRVHEINVSLFPVLSIGLSGPLSERELITIARRFQDAIEAVPEVLEVDIGGDREDLLEIVVDPQVLESYGIDFNELASMVSRNNRLVAAGSLDTGNGRMSLKVPGVIESVEDVMSMPIKVDGDTVVTFGDVAMLQRTFKDPTGFARINNEPALVLEVSKRSGANIIATIDKVRSLVEQVKPQLPEALEIRYIMDQSDEVQDMLSDLLNNVVTAIVLVLIVVIAAMGARSALLVGLTIPGAFLTGILVIWSMGLTLNIVVLFSLILVAGMLVDGAIVVSELADRNLTDGQPVKVAWVEAASRMAWPVIASTATTLAVFVPLLFWPGVVGEFMKFLPMTVLICLVASLAMALVFLPVMGGVSGGRRVHEDAVEGRIMKAYRNTLGNILQRPGLTLLGALMVIILIYAAYGRFNYGVEFFPSVEPDSAQVQVRARGDLSVWERDAIVREVESHLQDMPEVKALYARSMLSTGTNMAPDVIGVLQFQFTDWYMRRPATEILDDFRERTSGIPGIALEFRKQEGGPADGKPIELLVSSLDSEQLDDYVDEIEQAMQSIGGFVDIEDDRSLPGIEWRLQVDREAAARFGTDVLSIGSAVRLVTNGMVLATYRPEDVRDEVDIAVRVPNNWRELEHLQRQTINTPRGQVPLSQFVTLEPGDKTGSIVRVDGQRTITVKSDVAPGRRMDELLRTLQDEMPEPPEGVTLRFGGENEDQQQASTFLLTAFLVAICMMVLILLTQFNSMYQTLLILSAIVLSTAGVLLGLLLNGQSFGIVMVGMGIIALAGIVVNNNIILIDTYNQMKQEGMAAFDAALETGCLRFRPVLLTATTTILGLMPMVLGVNVNLLEPSLGLGAPSTQWWTQLSSAIAGGLAFATLLTLLLTPALLVLGEKAGQRFRALIDRSG; encoded by the coding sequence GTGAGAGCCCTTATCGCCGCAGCCATGGACCGAAGCCGCACTACGCTGTTGGCTTTTTTGTTTCTCCTGATTGGTGGAATGGTCGCCTATCAAGTGATTCCTAAGGAATCGAGCCCTGATATTGCGATTCCTATGATTTACGTTGCTATGACTCTGGACGGGATCAGTCCGGAAGATGCTGAGCGATTGCTCGTTCGCCCCATGGAGCAAGAGCTGCGCTCCCTTGAAGGTATTAAGGAGATGCGGGGCAACGCTTCTGAAGGTCATGCGTCGGTCATGCTGGAATTTGATGCCGGCTTTGATGCCGACAAAGCTTTGCAGGATGTGCGAGAAAAGGTCGATACCGCACGTAGTAATCTGCCTCAAGAAGCCGATGAGCCTCGCGTTCACGAAATCAATGTTTCTCTGTTTCCGGTACTTTCCATCGGTCTTTCTGGCCCCTTGTCAGAACGTGAATTGATCACGATAGCCCGACGTTTTCAGGATGCCATAGAGGCCGTGCCCGAAGTATTGGAAGTCGACATAGGGGGGGATCGGGAAGATCTTTTGGAGATCGTTGTGGATCCGCAGGTGTTGGAAAGCTACGGCATTGATTTCAATGAACTCGCTTCCATGGTGAGCCGAAACAACCGGCTGGTGGCCGCGGGTTCACTGGACACTGGAAATGGCCGAATGTCGTTGAAGGTGCCAGGTGTTATTGAGTCAGTTGAAGACGTTATGTCGATGCCGATCAAGGTGGATGGCGACACGGTCGTTACCTTCGGTGATGTCGCTATGCTGCAGCGGACATTCAAAGATCCAACCGGGTTTGCGCGCATCAACAACGAACCGGCATTGGTGCTGGAAGTGTCTAAGCGATCGGGGGCGAACATTATTGCCACCATCGATAAGGTCCGTTCGTTGGTTGAACAAGTGAAACCTCAGCTGCCGGAAGCGCTGGAGATTCGCTACATCATGGACCAGTCAGACGAGGTTCAGGACATGCTTTCTGACTTGCTTAACAACGTGGTGACCGCGATTGTTTTGGTGCTCATTGTCGTTATTGCTGCCATGGGAGCGCGCTCGGCTCTGTTGGTGGGGCTCACCATACCCGGGGCGTTTTTGACCGGTATTCTGGTGATCTGGAGCATGGGGCTCACGCTCAACATCGTGGTGTTGTTCAGCTTGATTCTGGTGGCTGGAATGTTGGTGGACGGTGCCATTGTGGTGTCGGAACTGGCGGATCGTAACCTGACCGATGGCCAGCCGGTAAAGGTCGCATGGGTTGAAGCCGCTTCCCGAATGGCGTGGCCCGTGATCGCATCAACCGCAACCACGTTGGCGGTGTTTGTGCCCCTGCTGTTTTGGCCTGGTGTGGTGGGCGAGTTTATGAAGTTCCTACCGATGACTGTGCTGATCTGCTTGGTGGCTTCACTGGCGATGGCGCTTGTGTTCCTGCCGGTTATGGGCGGCGTCAGTGGTGGTCGGCGGGTTCATGAGGATGCGGTTGAGGGTAGGATTATGAAAGCCTACCGAAACACCTTGGGCAACATTCTTCAGCGCCCCGGCCTGACTCTCCTTGGAGCCTTGATGGTCATTATTTTGATTTATGCGGCATATGGGCGCTTCAACTACGGCGTTGAGTTTTTCCCAAGTGTAGAGCCTGATTCGGCACAGGTTCAGGTACGTGCTCGCGGTGATCTTTCGGTCTGGGAACGCGATGCTATTGTCCGTGAGGTGGAAAGCCATCTTCAGGATATGCCAGAAGTGAAAGCCCTGTATGCCCGTTCCATGTTGTCCACCGGCACCAATATGGCTCCGGATGTTATTGGTGTTTTGCAGTTCCAGTTCACCGACTGGTATATGCGCCGACCGGCAACAGAAATATTGGACGACTTCCGCGAGCGCACCTCGGGTATTCCCGGCATTGCACTGGAGTTTCGGAAACAGGAAGGTGGCCCCGCAGACGGCAAACCGATTGAGCTATTAGTCAGCAGTTTGGATTCCGAGCAGCTTGATGACTACGTTGATGAAATTGAGCAGGCCATGCAGAGTATTGGCGGTTTTGTCGATATTGAAGACGATCGCAGCTTGCCGGGCATTGAATGGCGCCTACAGGTGGACCGTGAGGCCGCCGCGCGTTTCGGTACCGATGTACTGAGCATCGGCAGCGCCGTGCGTTTGGTGACGAACGGTATGGTCTTGGCTACATACCGGCCAGAGGACGTTCGGGATGAAGTGGATATTGCTGTGCGGGTACCGAATAACTGGCGTGAACTTGAACACCTGCAGCGGCAGACGATCAATACGCCTCGGGGGCAGGTGCCGTTGTCGCAGTTCGTGACTTTGGAGCCTGGTGATAAAACGGGAAGCATTGTCCGAGTAGATGGTCAGCGAACCATCACGGTCAAATCGGACGTGGCACCGGGCCGGCGCATGGACGAGCTGCTGAGAACCTTGCAAGACGAAATGCCGGAACCACCGGAAGGTGTCACGCTGCGATTTGGCGGTGAAAATGAGGATCAACAGCAAGCCTCGACCTTCCTGTTGACTGCTTTTCTGGTGGCAATCTGCATGATGGTGCTTATCCTGCTTACCCAGTTCAATTCCATGTACCAGACCTTGCTGATCCTTTCCGCCATTGTGCTATCAACCGCCGGTGTCTTGCTTGGTTTACTCCTGAACGGCCAGTCGTTCGGTATCGTTATGGTCGGTATGGGCATAATTGCGTTGGCGGGTATCGTGGTAAACAACAACATCATTCTGATTGATACCTACAACCAGATGAAACAAGAGGGTATGGCAGCGTTTGACGCCGCACTCGAAACCGGTTGCCTGCGTTTCCGCCCGGTGTTGTTAACCGCCACTACCACGATTCTCGGGCTGATGCCCATGGTGTTGGGCGTCAACGTGAACTTGCTGGAGCCGTCACTAGGACTGGGGGCGCCGTCTACACAGTGGTGGACCCAGTTGTCGAGTGCTATCGCAGGCGGTCTGGCTTTCGCCACTCTACTTACTTTGCTGCTGACTCCCGCGTTGCTGGTGTTGGGTGAAAAGGCCGGTCAGCGCTTCCGTGCGCTGATCGATCGCTCTGGATGA
- a CDS encoding efflux RND transporter periplasmic adaptor subunit produces the protein MTKAKWGSLGLSILVMVVLIVWMATGEVKVASDDAPQEPEQSEKTPTQVEVERLKAELYQPSIKLQGQVEPWQKVMVSARTAGTVEHLQVSLGQQVKAGETLLTLSTDGRDSVVASWRARIRKLEADLSAARKLKTRNLVAEKEILSLESELAAAKAEMTAAQLTLQHLMPKAPFDGVVNRREVDPGTLVKVGTPLLELVQVDRLKATGRVPQQTVKDVQAGQAVEVILLDDARLAGVVSFVASAADTATRSFAVEVVVENPEHKRAAGGTATLNVRLPEQKAMFISPAYLSLNDDGRPGVKYVDSNNKVVFDTVKLLNISTNGAWVTGLPEEIYLITRGAGFVVAGEVVRPIDRSDKRG, from the coding sequence ATGACGAAAGCAAAGTGGGGTTCTCTGGGGCTATCGATACTTGTGATGGTGGTTTTGATCGTCTGGATGGCTACCGGAGAGGTGAAAGTAGCCAGCGATGACGCACCGCAAGAGCCTGAACAATCAGAAAAAACACCCACTCAGGTGGAAGTTGAACGGCTGAAAGCGGAGCTATACCAGCCTTCGATAAAACTGCAGGGGCAAGTTGAGCCATGGCAGAAAGTGATGGTGAGCGCACGTACGGCAGGAACCGTTGAGCACTTACAAGTAAGCCTGGGGCAACAAGTCAAAGCGGGCGAAACACTGTTGACGCTGTCCACTGACGGTCGTGACTCGGTGGTTGCCAGTTGGCGAGCCCGCATTCGCAAACTGGAAGCGGATTTGTCCGCAGCCCGTAAGCTTAAAACCCGAAACCTGGTGGCAGAGAAAGAGATTTTGAGCCTTGAAAGCGAGCTTGCGGCCGCCAAGGCTGAAATGACGGCGGCTCAGCTTACACTGCAGCACCTAATGCCCAAAGCTCCATTTGATGGCGTGGTGAACCGTCGGGAAGTAGACCCCGGAACGCTGGTAAAAGTGGGCACTCCGTTACTGGAACTGGTTCAGGTTGATCGCTTGAAAGCCACGGGCCGGGTGCCGCAGCAAACCGTGAAAGACGTACAGGCCGGTCAAGCCGTTGAAGTTATTTTGCTTGACGACGCCCGCTTAGCGGGAGTGGTTAGCTTTGTCGCAAGTGCTGCGGATACTGCCACCCGTAGCTTTGCAGTGGAAGTGGTGGTGGAAAATCCAGAGCACAAGCGTGCCGCGGGCGGCACCGCAACGCTCAATGTTCGCTTGCCTGAGCAGAAGGCGATGTTTATCTCGCCCGCTTATCTAAGCCTTAATGATGACGGCCGTCCCGGCGTGAAGTATGTCGATTCCAACAACAAGGTGGTGTTCGACACGGTTAAGTTGCTCAACATTTCCACCAATGGTGCATGGGTAACCGGATTGCCTGAGGAAATATATCTGATTACTCGCGGTGCCGGATTCGTTGTGGCAGGCGAGGTTGTGCGCCCGATTGATCGTTCCGACAAGCGGGGCTGA